The Salvia miltiorrhiza cultivar Shanhuang (shh) chromosome 2, IMPLAD_Smil_shh, whole genome shotgun sequence DNA window CGAGCAGCAATAGCAGAGAATTGTGTCAGAAGCATATATCGGGAGAAATTTTCAAATGTGGACTACTGGAATGCAAAACATATTTCTCACATCAATAACAACTCTGGCATATTGCAAAACTTCTTCTTCATTAGGAGCTCCACTATACTCAGCATAGTTACCAAGCTCAGATGCATAGCCCAAATCTCCAACCTTTTTTTCAGGAAATGTAAAGTAGACATTATTGTAAATATTCTAAAACAAGACATATAAGAGAACATAATGAAAAATTTGGTATTTGCTTGGTTGGTTGCTTGGTTGAGCATACAGTGAAGATAAATCTGGATATACTTACTGTATCCGCATATATTACACTTGCACCACCTCCAGCAACCATTGTCCAAATACGCCCTTTTGGATTCAAGACAGTAAATTTCAAAGATGCACTGGTCTATAACAGGAGAAAGAATACAGAGGAAAAGATTAGAGATGAATTGTGCCTAGTACAAAGAACTGAAGCTTGCCAAACAAAGTTCAATTTTGTTATTCAAACAGCTATGAAGTTGATTTAAGATCATATAAATAACTTGAAGCGCAAGACCATAGACATCTCCATTGAAGTTATACTCCAGTAATCATCCAGAGTGAAGCATGTCAGTAAAACGTAATCTCTTGGCTAAAGCAGCGAGACAATAAACAAGCAAAGCTATCACTGTTAGGCCAGGCCACAGCATGGATGAACCTAGGGAATGGCAGGGCAGAAAAGTCCTGCTCTCTTTCAACTATCTCAGCGTAAATAATCATACCATTGTTCATTTAATAAAGAACCATAAAACAATCATTACTGAACCAATGGTCCACAAGTgagtatcttcttcttcttttttaaaaataaaataaaatagcacaGGGAATGACCTTTGGTAACAATTGGTGGCATTTACCTTCTCATCCAGTGAGTGTACGAAACTCTCTGTTGGACTGAGAACTCTTCCAAAAGGTAGAGGAAACTCGATGTTACCCCACCTGAAAACAATCAAATATCATGAAGAGAAAAGCATTATATTCTAGCAACAAAGTAATGTGAATCATCAACCATGCTATGGGAATCATTACATCAACATACTTTTTGAAGTTTTTGAAAGCAGCTGTGTCATCCAACTCGCCTCTCATGTCTAACGGAAAAGGCTCCCCATTCACTAGTGTAAATGGGttcatctcaataaaactaaaatcCAGATCTGTGGACAATTCATAGGATCAATGTCAATCTTCCTTGCTTAAAAAATCCAAAGGCAAAATTCATGTACTACGAATACACCAATAAAAAGATAACAGAACAGAGGACAAGGGAGAAGGTAGGGGATGGGGAGACAGAGatgaagagaaataaaagaagCACATGTTGCTCTCTTTGAAGAATAGTTCCAACAAGTTGATCTTTTCCCCACGGAAAGCATCAAAATGTACTCCGGTTGTTTCATAATTCAAGATGAAATTGAAGTTTCAGTCGAATGAGTGTGCTAACAAACTAACAATCAATTCCACTAAGAGTGTAATACCTTGGAATACAGAGAAAACGCTAGTTATAAAATTTCCAATCTTCCCCCGCACCTGAAACAAATGATGAAGAATTTGGTATCAAAAGACATGAAAAGAAAAGTTTTAAGATGACGTATAGATTAATCTCAAAAGCTAATGCACATGGTAGAAGGCCAGACTAGGAGATTATGAAAGCAAATTCCTCCACTTCCGTCTAAAAATAATGAACTCACATGTCAGACATTATTATAAGGCAGGGACTTCACAGTAGTTGGTAAACTAATATACCAGAACATGACATAGCTTCAACATTGAAGGTGGCACACAACTAGCTCTACACATATTTCTTCGCCATTACCTTGATTGATCTTGTGGTTTACATGGACTGAGAGAAATGATAGCAAGCATAGAGTATTAGGACTTCAAATGGATAACTTGGAAGATTCTTGGTTTAAAAAAGCGTGAAGCGCACCGAAGCGCAAACTGCCCCAGGGCCTAAAGCGCGGGCTTTTGGTGAAAGCGCGGGCTTTTCGTAGGCGAAACGCGCTAAAacctaaaaaattctaatatatttaccTACAATATATTTTATAGCAAAAAACACAAATACTTAAAACCACAAATACTTAAACACACAAATACTtaatttaaaagttaaaacaCACAAATACTTAAGTTTAAAGTACGCAAGTCTAAAAGTTCGATCAAATCTCAagcaactaatcaaaaatcaTCATCATTAAGTGCATCATCCCCATCTCCTTCATCATCTTTGTCTTCACCAATGTTCTCTTCCATCTCCTCCCCAccctcatcctcatcctcatctaaGAGTCTTCTCGAACACGAAGCAACTTTACCTTTGGATGACGACCGGCAGCGGCAGCGGATGGCTGGCGACGACGGCGGCCGGCTGGAGGCGGCGCGCGACGGCGGTCGGCGCTGGACGGTGGGCAGAACAGGTTAGGGTCGCCAGAGGGATGGGAGAAGAGGGGAGGCACGCATTtgttttaatgaaataaaacctagttttttaaaaattttaaaacctAACCCTAACATACTAAAAGCCCGCGCTTCAGCGCTTCTCGCCTAGGCGCACTTTTTTGCGCTTTTGAGCGCTTCTCCGCGCTTCCTGTAGGTAAGTGCGCTTCGCTCAGAAAAAAGCCCAGACGTGCACTTCACCAAAAGCGTGCGCTTTTTTGCGCTTAAGCGCGCTTTTTAAAACCAAGGGAAGATTTATGCACACTTTCACACTTTATTCaattgaaaaactgaagcagGACAAATGGAAAGAGTGCATAAACTTGTTTCTTATTTCGAGTTTCATCATTCCCCTGCACCCCTGTCAAAGACATTTCCAGTTTTAACAGATCAAGTTGAACATTGATGGAGTTGTTAGACGTAACTATTGGAAGCCATAATTGGAGCCTTGGAGGTATATCTACGTTACATAATGGAGATTGACCTTTCTAGTTCATGGTACCAATGATCTAAAATTTTCTGGGTATAATTGAGCAATAGACTGCCACTAGATAGGCTAGTTTCACTTCATTATGATAAGGTTGGATTATACACTGCTTTCCTTCATGAGGAAAaggattaaaatattataaataaattaatataggATATCACACATCAAATAAAGAGACAGCATGATTCAGATGTCTACCTCTAGTGGTAGAGTGGCAATCAATGGAGCACATGCCTCCAATGTCATTGGTTTTTCAGTTGGGAGGAATATTGTTTTGACCtgtagaaaataaattaattggCCTCTATTGTTGCAATTTCGAAAGTAGGGAACCAAGACTATTTAGCAGAAGTCTACCTTGTCCCAATTCTCTTCAATTTCAATACCTCCACATTCTGAGAAGCTAATGGTGCATCCTAACCTATCAGATACTATAGAAAGGTAATACTCTTGATCATGAGGTACGAAAGGTTCGACAATGAAGGTGGTTATAGGTGCTTTGCTACCACTCATCTCGACCTGGAAAAAAAATGATATCCAAGTAAGCTGGCAATAACAGAACTAATACTAATAGAGCAATCCATTAGAAGTTTCTGTAACCTCAACACCAAGGCGCTCTTTGACAAATGCAGCTACTTGAGCAAGATCCATGTTTAAGGCTACAAGACCACTCTTCCCACGTTTCCCAAACAACATGTCAGGTTTCACAACCAACTTCGTCGATGATAGCCATGGTTCTTTGTCTGTTATTTCAGAAAAATCTGTTGACTGTGTTACCTGAGGGAAATTACAAAGTCATCAGCACAACTAGAATCGGGTAGAATAATGCTCAAACATTTACTGAGAACCAAACAATAAAAACATTAGTGTGACCATTGGAAACCCCATGTTAgcataaaattaaataacagCACAGCATATTAGTAGCTTCATAGAGCTTAAATATCTAATAAAAGACCATATGGCATCCGCACAACAACTCAATCCACAATCATCTTCATTTGGAAGTAAACAGAGGAAACATGATACATGTTGGAGAAGACACCAAATTCGTGTTATCCGTAATGATGTATAGATCAGAATGTTGTGTTCATAGGTGTTCCATTATTGCCATCAAATACACCATAATGCTACGCTTGCCAGCTATACATGTTTTATAATGCTTATTGAAATGTAGGCCAAACTATTCAGATATCATTATTTAAGCTATTCATCTTAGATTCATGAACTAATATGCCAAACTCAAAAATAAGTCCATCATCTGACAAACCCAAACTGCCAACTCTCATATCCTTGCTCCAAGTGCAGAATCAACTGGCAGAGCATAGTGATCGCAGCATACTTAAGTGACCAGTGTCTCAAATAAGCAATCGCGATTCACAATTTTCCGAAACATAAACATATAGGTATGGATCCAAAACCCTAAATAAAAGAATTCCGAATAAACTGATCAAAAGATTAAGGATCCCTTCCCTTCCACATAATTCCGTTTCAACAAAACCATCACTTCACACAAAACTTCTTTATACAACTGAGGCGATaaatttagtttatttttaagGTTTATACCTGAGCAGAGCATATCTGAAGGTCAATACCACATAATCTTTTCAAATGCTCTTTCAGCAGTCTCTTGGAGTCGTACTCCCTGATCTTCTTTCTCGCCATTTCCCACTTAATTCAAGAAGTAGCAAAAAGTGGTTTATGTGAATGGGTTTACGcagagtgagggagagagagagatctgatCAAGATGAAGAAATTCTATCTCCCAATTGGAGATGGCTTAGCTTTAATATGGTGGTTTGTTAGGTGAGAGGAGTGGAAGTCAAGAGAGCTAAAGTTGTTGGGCGACGATAACTATGAGTAATGGTGGTtataatcattattttttttaacttcaaaTTATTCATGTGTATTCTATAGTATGTTCTatgttatattatatttaaattttcaattttgtatcacAGTCTAACATTCATTAATAGACAAAACAATTAGTTCTGGCTACTTTGGCGTAATTTTTTAAGATAAAATGGACATAAATTTTATAAGaatgttttaataataaaatccagattaaatatttttatgacaGCATGACTttgtaaatatcatattttcattcttaaactaaataaaatattggtTCCAACAAAATTCGAATTCTAATTCTGCTTCTATATTCAAagttttatggtattaacctcttattcaaaaaaagaagaggaaaaaCCTAAAAGTCTACATGGACTGATTTCGTCTAGTTAGCATAACCtatgttttttcttttcgttttttttttaaataattaattctcaTTTGTCTCTAGTGAATCGAATCCACAAAAGAAAAGCTTCTTATCAACTAACTCCCACACGCAGGGCGTTCTCGCCTTCGTGCGGCTCGCCTTCGTACGATGATGATTTTACACCGTTGTGTGGTGTTGATGTCCCGTCTGCGTGTGAGTTGcataattaattgtattcaaatacctcttataatttcaaaggaaaaaaaaaaaaaaacactgcCACGTATTTCATAGATAATTGATGAATGGCAACAATTTCAATTATTTACTGCGGTATTGAGTGACAATCACAATAATTAATGTTGTTATCACTCAATATTTTAGGATACTAAATTGAAagtttagtactccctccgtccattaaTTCAAggtcttctttcctttttgggacgtccaccaactcaaggcctatccatttttagtaagtttttatttatatttaattggtgggtcccaaaacaatacattttttctccactcaactaataaacaatacatcaATTGTGGGTCCcattctccactcaactaataaaaatacactttttcttaaaacccgtgttttgctccttaggtcatgaattagtggacggagggagtactgtATTATTTGCATACTATCTATACTGCATAATTTGAAGTAGACTAAATAGTGTAATTTCCTACTTGGTTGGAAGAGATACTATGAGTGACCATACAATTGAATAAATACAATATATTTCCCTTCCCAAAGTAATTATGTAGGCTTTTTTCTACATCGGGTGTGTGGTCCATCAAGCGCGACGATAGATTCGAGCCTAATACCTTTAACTTAGGGCGTGTTTGTTAGGGGTTACAAGGGGGTATTAGCTTATTTATCTCCCCTAAACTGTGTGTTTGATAGGCAATTCTGGTAATCTTTCAGGCCCGTAAAAAAGCTGAAGCCCGCACCAAATCCACTGTAGCATTAAGAAAATACATCCGGCCCCCCCTCCCTGATAGGTTTTCTCACTTTGAACAGTGATTTAGATTAGTTTTGTGTTTCCAATTTTCTCCCTAAAATTACTTCAATGGAGTTGGGGGCTGctggtttttctttttggacagAGGGGAACGATTTTGAGGGAGTTGTCGGCGCAGCAAGAAATTCGAGGGAAGGGTCGCCGATCCGTTTTTGCAGCGGTGGCTGGGAACGATTTTCCAAGGTGGAGAAATTTGGGCTGTAGGAGGGTGGGGGAAGAGATTAATTTGGTCTGCAACAAAATTTGAAGGGTTGTTCATTTTCGCAAATTTGGGGGTGCCGCGGCGAGGATGGGGAAAGGTGAAAGAATTATGAGGAAGAAGAGGAGCGGTGATGTTGGTTTCTGAATCAAAATCGGAGGGGAGTTTCCAAGGAGGAGGAAGAGCATTGTTGCTGTGATTTTCTAACAGGGTGGAACTTACATGAAATGGTCCGCTCAGAATCTCACGGCCAAaagccgccgctgctgccgccgaGTCCGGAGTTTCCAAGGAGGAGGAAGAGGCGGAGGGCGCCTGGGGAGGCAGGGGCGGCGCGCAGGGGGTGGGTAAGCTAGGTTGCTATCACACGCAGAAATCGAGCCTAAACTCTGGATCTTTGCTGGGAAAGGATGGGCGACGACGACGCTATGGTTGTGGAGGAACGCCGGCGCTGGGGCCCGGGGGAGGCTGGATGCAGGGGCGGCGCGGTGCGCAGGTGGGTCGGGGGAAGAAGGAGATTGGAATTGCTGGAGATAGGAACAGCCGATTCTAAtagatttttccttttttctaaaaaaaaattaaatttaacaattaatttaatatggggttaaaatagtaattttttacCTTTGCTTATttaatctaaattttaatcttgaTCTATCAAACTGTTGGAATACAAGCTTGCGGGCGTAGTACAATGTAACACAGATATGTAGGAGATGAGAATACAAGGGaaaaactgtattgaaattacaatcTAATAAAACCAGAAAggcagccgagtcgaggagggtcctctgtccgcaagacgagatacgccccggtagtgctctcggtttggcgtgtcgtccccaaagatgaaacggcttcgtctcgtaggtagcagcaccgcacaccaacgagctccggcgaactggaatgaggcgagaacagaactcaACAGATGCAGTATGCAGAGTGTCAGAGTGATGTTGCTTGTGATGATTTTCAGGTGTTgatgatgcatggaggctgtcctatatataggcacagtccacatcaatagggggagccTGCGGAGTTAATACCAATGATGGTATTCAAATGGTGTCGGGAGTTACAGGCAGTAACAGCCCTGCTGTTTGAATCTGCCATGACTCCTCCGACAGCAGTTACAGATGTaacagctctgccatgactcctccgacagcagcagttacgtgggaagcttcctgggagaccaagggtcctcccggGCCAAGCCCTAGTGGGCTTCGTGTGCATGCGCTGGCCCAACCGAGTTGGGCCTCGTCCTATTCGAACCAAGTTTTCattggtccaaaaagataatagtcgatgtgggcctagggtaggcccaaaggccagcccaaagaccacccaaagaccaattgccaagatccaagtccacggccgcgTGTCGGGTGACGGGGACGGGACGGGCCGGGACCGGGAccggggccgggcgccgggggccggggccgggcgtcgggcgtcgggcgacgggccggggccgggcgccgggcgtcgggcgacggggccggggccgggccgggcgggcggcggcggcggcgcgcgcgtgtgggctttgcaacccgtcacttgtgcacacagttttattacatcctgtgatgtaataacttttatactgtaataaatgttatccacattccgatgtgggataagcattaaatcttatttaatgcttatcttttcccacagctcaatgtttcaagtacccaactttaaacaattatttctcactcaccggaaatcggttttgagtaaataaatatactacgatcatctactcggaacgtagatcgatcctgtcccatttaattatgctaaattaaatgttttcggtactcgaaaaattatcaaacattggttactcacaaccaatttccaacaatcccccacatgagtggaaatagccaaatgcaaatgcagacacaagctctgttctcaagagaccttagtgcattagaataggtggtttgcggccttgaaccatccttagttaatactatcggatatactggtgaattggtagaacttgatgtctttgaaccatttctccttcgtgtataccgagacaacagtattaacacactaacgcctcaacctcatttcgttctcacgtttttgtcctttgcggaccttggacagctctttggattcataagtgttaggtcgatgcggcccccacatctcacttatataggtgattctttcccgagtatcctgctatactcaacctccccgaggtgtttaggaatcattaaaagtcaatgacttaaccttaccactaagcaggcttcaacactcagttgctctctagggaatgcaagtagatgagtgttctacttggaatcttatagcttagttttcccattgaaccacgttcttgggatctccagtcatcatggttgggttaccactataatcatccttattttgtggattttacacccattccctctagcaatttatacatttgatctcgattcaaagctttagtaagcggatcggccagattatctattgactttatatagtcaattgagataactccactttcgATCAAATGTCTTACGGTATTATGTCGTCGACGTATGTGTCGAGACTTACCATTGTACAACCCACTTTTCGCCCTTCCAATAGCTGCTTGGTTGTCGCAGTTTATCATGACGGGCGGCACGGgttttgaccaacatggaatatcttccaaaaagtttcgtagccattcggcttcttcacctgctttgtctaaagcgatgaattctgattccatggtggatctagcaatacatgtctgttttgtagacctccacgagattgctcctccccctatagtgaacacgtaaccactcgttgataacgagtctttcgcgtcggatatccagttagcatcacagtacccttcaagtaccggAGGATATCTCGTGTAGTGTATTCCAAAATTTAGAGTatactttaagtatctcaaaactCTCTCAAGTGCTTTCCAATGTTCCCTACTTGGATTGCTTGTGTAGCGACTCAATTTGTTCACTGGACATGCAAGATCAGgtcgagtgcaatttgtaataTACATAAGGCACCCAATGATTCTTGCATATTGTTCCTGTGCAACAGGTTCACCTGTGTTCTTCTTCATGTGAACGTTGAGTTCTAATGGGGTTTTTACAGGCGATTTGTCAAACgcattaaaccttttgagcactttctcaatgtaatgagattgtgtcaaagttattccatcggtggtcctgagaattttcattccaaggatcacgtcagctaaccccatgtctttcatgtcaaaattccTTTTTAACATGTTCTTTGTATCAACAATGATACGATTGTTGCTTCCCATAATCAACATGTCGTCTACATAGAGACACACCATAACGTACCCATTACTAGTGCTcttgatgtagacacatttgtcacattcgttgattttgaagccatttgacaacatgacattgtcaaatttcaagtgcCATTGCAGCGGCGCTTGTTTCAGTCCATAGAGAGACTTTACTAGCTTGCATACCTTTTTCTCttgtccaggtactacaaacccttcaggttgttccatatagacttcttcttctagatcaccgtttaagaacgcagttttaacatccatttgatgaatctcaagattgtgcagagctgcaatcgcgagaagcactcgaatagatgtaatcctcgtcactggtgaataggtatcgaaaaaatcgtacccctcacgctgcttaaatcctttaacgactaagcgcgctttatacttgtctattgatccatcagctttatatttcctttttaggatccatttacatcctaagggtttacaaccttcgggtaaatcaaccaacacccaagtgtggttttgcatgattgaatcaaTTTCACTCTGGACTGCTTCCCTCCAGAGTAGTCCGTCTGGTCTAGAGAACGCCACTTTGATAGATGAAGGTTCTTCATCTAGCATGAAGGCGATATATTCTGGACCAAAGTCCTTGGCAATCCTGCCTCGTTTACTACGTCTTGGTTCTGACACTTCAAGGTCAGGGCCTGGTCGCTTTCGCGATTCGGGCACAGTCTCAACAGGTTCAGAACTAGTAGCTTCTTGTCTAGTATCGTTACTTGTActagcttcttctttttccttgtctttacaaggaaagatattctcaaagtaaacagcgttatttgattccatcgtCATTCCTACAGTCATTGTTGGAATGTCTGATTTGTGAACCAAAAAACGATGTGCATTGCTATTTAGTGCATACCCAATAAAGATACAATCAATTGTTTTAGGACCGATTGTAACTTGTTTGGGTGGAGGCACttgtaccttggctaaacacccccacactttaaggtatttgtatgagggctttctgcctttccacaactcatagggagtgacgtcccttcccttgagtggtattttattgaggatatagttggctgatagaacagccttcccccacatgttctggggtaacccagaactaatcaacatggcattcatcatctccttaagagttcgattcttgcgttcagcaacaccattagattgaggtgaatatggagcagttgtttgatgtattataccattagcgttgcataattcctcaaacggagcaacatattctccccctctatcacttcgaaccatcttaattcgaccaCCAAGTTGGTTCTCGGCTTCTGTTTTGAAGTTcttgaaagcttcaatagcctcatctttacttcttagaagataaagatagcaataccttgtgcagtcatcaataaaagtgataaagtacttcttaccacctcgagtttgcacaaactttagatCACACACGTCGGTGTGGATTAGTTCTAAAGGTTTAGTGCTCCTTTCCACAGAATGAAACGGAGACTTcgtcatttttgcttcaacacaaacttgacatttgttttgagtgttaaactcgtttatttttagtaaatccatatttactaatctctttatcgcatttagattaacatgtcctaatctacaatgccataaatcacaaCACTCAACCAAGTAAGAGGAAGTAGTAGTATTTTCATTGATAGGCTTGCCAGTTACACGCTT harbors:
- the LOC131008962 gene encoding ATP-citrate synthase alpha chain protein 2; its protein translation is MARKKIREYDSKRLLKEHLKRLCGIDLQICSAQVTQSTDFSEITDKEPWLSSTKLVVKPDMLFGKRGKSGLVALNMDLAQVAAFVKERLGVEVEMSGSKAPITTFIVEPFVPHDQEYYLSIVSDRLGCTISFSECGGIEIEENWDKVKTIFLPTEKPMTLEACAPLIATLPLEVRGKIGNFITSVFSVFQDLDFSFIEMNPFTLVNGEPFPLDMRGELDDTAAFKNFKKWGNIEFPLPFGRVLSPTESFVHSLDEKTSASLKFTVLNPKGRIWTMVAGGGASVIYADTVGDLGYASELGNYAEYSGAPNEEEVLQYARVVIDCATADPDGRKRALLIGGGIANFTDVAATFNGIIRALKEKESKLKAARMHLYVRRGGPNYQTGLARMRAVGEELGLPIEVYGPEATMTGICKQAIECIMS